The following coding sequences are from one Pasteurellaceae bacterium RH1A window:
- a CDS encoding molybdopterin adenylyltransferase gives MTACLSKDRLKIGLVSVSDRASQGIYADQGIPELEAWLKAALVEPFELETRLIPDEQAQIEQALIELVDEQACHLVLTTGGTGPAKRDVTPDATLAIAHREMPGFGEQMRQVSLHFVPTAILSRQVGVIRHDSLILNLPGQPKAIKETLEGVKDEQGKVLVKGIFAAVPYCLQLLSDIYIDTHPAVIESFRPKSARR, from the coding sequence ATGACCGCTTGTTTAAGTAAAGACAGGCTCAAAATCGGCCTGGTGTCAGTATCTGACCGAGCCTCCCAAGGCATTTATGCCGACCAAGGTATTCCCGAGCTTGAGGCCTGGCTCAAGGCCGCCCTTGTTGAACCCTTTGAGCTGGAAACCCGCCTGATTCCTGATGAACAGGCTCAGATTGAACAAGCCTTAATTGAGCTGGTGGACGAGCAAGCCTGCCACCTGGTCTTGACCACCGGCGGCACAGGCCCAGCCAAGCGGGATGTGACCCCAGATGCCACGCTGGCCATCGCCCACCGAGAAATGCCTGGCTTCGGCGAGCAAATGCGCCAGGTTAGCCTGCACTTTGTGCCAACCGCCATTCTCTCCCGTCAGGTTGGGGTTATTCGCCACGATTCCCTGATCTTAAACCTTCCTGGCCAACCCAAGGCCATCAAGGAAACCTTGGAAGGTGTCAAGGATGAGCAGGGCAAGGTCTTGGTCAAGGGGATTTTCGCTGCCGTGCCTTATTGCTTGCAGCTTTTGAGCGACATCTACATTGACACCCACCCGGCCGTGATTGAGAGTTTTAGGCCTAAATCAGCGAGAAGATAA
- a CDS encoding MFS transporter, with amino-acid sequence MSHPSEYEFFGQNPNFPTKLITFTVLIGAFFGYLNETLLNVALTNLMQEFSISKTTVQWMTTGFLLVMGAFTPITANIIQWFTTRTMLIVTLLTFSLGTLICALAVNFPMLLTGRFIQAVSAAFTVPILFNTILLIYPPNNRGTVLGIITMMFMVAPAIGPTLSGIIVDYLGWRYLFFFTLPFIALSIGLAMKYLTMNLQPITKPKIDLPSAGLSVLGFGGLVYATSNFSLLSLPLFGLIFGLSLLFIWLFVKRQAKLEVPLINLEVFRIGQYRYAMLILAILLFVFIGTELIMPMYLQQVVLLSGTVTGLILLPGSIVQALLSPIMGNQLDKRGARQIVIPGALLLVTTFILMLALFKPNSSPWLLTGVFMLLPISMSMILVSETHGLNALSKDMYPHGTAIISTINPIAGAIGASFFVGVTHIGEKLYSTEPASLAMFKGVQFAFMIAIGMSLLALGLALKLRKNEG; translated from the coding sequence ATGTCCCATCCTTCTGAATATGAGTTTTTCGGGCAGAACCCGAATTTTCCCACCAAGTTAATTACCTTTACCGTCCTGATCGGGGCATTTTTCGGTTACTTGAACGAAACCCTGCTCAATGTGGCCTTGACCAATCTTATGCAGGAATTTTCCATCAGTAAGACCACGGTTCAGTGGATGACCACGGGCTTTTTACTGGTGATGGGAGCTTTTACGCCCATTACGGCCAATATTATTCAATGGTTTACCACCCGCACCATGCTGATTGTCACCCTCCTGACCTTCAGCCTAGGCACGCTGATTTGCGCCCTGGCAGTCAATTTTCCCATGCTTTTGACCGGGCGTTTTATTCAGGCGGTGTCAGCGGCCTTTACGGTGCCGATTTTATTTAACACCATCTTGCTCATTTACCCGCCCAATAACCGAGGCACGGTGCTGGGCATTATCACCATGATGTTTATGGTTGCCCCGGCCATCGGCCCGACCCTCTCGGGCATTATTGTCGATTACCTGGGCTGGCGTTACCTCTTTTTCTTCACCCTGCCCTTTATTGCCCTGTCTATTGGCCTGGCCATGAAGTACCTGACCATGAACCTGCAACCCATCACCAAGCCTAAAATCGACCTGCCCTCGGCGGGCTTGTCCGTATTGGGCTTTGGCGGTTTGGTTTATGCCACCAGCAATTTTTCTCTACTCAGTCTGCCCCTCTTTGGCCTGATTTTTGGCCTCTCCCTGCTCTTTATTTGGCTGTTTGTCAAACGCCAGGCCAAGCTGGAGGTGCCGCTGATTAACCTAGAGGTCTTCCGCATTGGCCAATACCGCTATGCCATGCTGATCTTGGCCATCTTGCTCTTTGTCTTTATCGGCACCGAGCTGATTATGCCTATGTACCTGCAACAAGTCGTCCTGCTCTCAGGCACGGTGACAGGCCTCATTCTCCTGCCGGGCAGTATTGTCCAGGCCCTGCTGTCGCCAATTATGGGCAACCAGTTGGATAAGCGGGGGGCAAGGCAGATTGTTATTCCTGGTGCCTTGCTCTTGGTTACAACCTTTATTTTGATGCTGGCCCTTTTCAAGCCTAATTCTTCCCCTTGGCTTTTAACGGGCGTCTTTATGCTCCTGCCCATTTCCATGTCCATGATTTTGGTGTCTGAAACCCACGGTCTCAACGCCCTTTCCAAGGATATGTACCCCCACGGCACCGCCATCATCAGCACCATCAACCCCATTGCCGGAGCCATCGGTGCCTCCTTCTTTGTGGGCGTCACCCATATTGGCGAGAAGCTCTACAGCACAGAACCCGCCTCTCTGGCCATGTTTAAGGGTGTGCAATTTGCCTTTATGATCGCCATTGGAATGAGCCTTCTGGCCCTGGGCCTGGCGCTCAAATTGAGGAAGAATGAGGGGTAA
- a CDS encoding transcriptional regulator (indirectly regulates nitrogen metabolism; at high nitrogen levels P-II prevents the phosphorylation of NR-I, the transcriptional activator of the glutamine synthetase gene (glnA); at low nitrogen levels P-II is uridylylated to form PII-UMP and interacts with an adenylyltransferase (GlnE) that activates GlnA), which produces MKKIEAIIKPFKLDDVREALTDVGITGMTVTEAKGFGRQKGHTELYRGAEYAIDFLPKIKLEIIVADDQVEACIEAIMDTAQTGKIGDGKIFIYEVERVIRIRTGEENEDAI; this is translated from the coding sequence ATGAAAAAAATCGAAGCCATTATCAAGCCCTTCAAACTTGACGACGTGCGTGAGGCCTTAACGGATGTGGGCATCACGGGTATGACAGTAACCGAGGCCAAGGGCTTTGGCCGCCAAAAGGGCCATACTGAACTCTACCGTGGGGCGGAATATGCCATTGATTTCCTGCCTAAGATTAAGCTAGAAATCATTGTGGCAGATGATCAGGTGGAAGCCTGCATTGAGGCCATTATGGACACGGCCCAAACAGGCAAAATCGGAGATGGTAAAATCTTTATCTATGAGGTGGAGCGAGTTATCCGCATCCGCACGGGTGAAGAAAACGAAGATGCTATCTAA
- a CDS encoding C4-dicarboxylate ABC transporter permease, translating to MTHSTPANQQEILEKYDREAVTRQAQAPWHKWLITLLAVGYSLFHLYITFFPLPTLIQRSVHVGVGAMLIILLYPASAKSRKGGVAWYDWLWLAAALAGMAYLIVQYQAIMTVRGGIPNTADIVVAILTVLVVFEVTRRITGWILVLFALLFLIYPFISSMDFMPNSLLTRPYDIGDIFGQLYLKTEGLYSSAIGASVTFIFLFILFGAFLSKSGMGQLFNDLALALAGDKQGGPAKVAVISSGFMGSINGAAVANVVSTGAFTIPLMKKIGYHKNFAGAVEASASVGGQILPPIMGASAFIMAETTGVSYGTIALAALLPAMLYYLGVIAQVHFRAGKQNLKGLPKDQLPRLKEVIKVRGHMLLPLVALIWFLIESVPIGYAAVYTIGVTVLVSQLRKETRMGIKDIIEALEDGAKQSLSVMAACAVVGVVIGVVNLTSFGTVITSSIVTLGAGSLFLTLFLTMIASMILGMGLPSIPAYIITATMAAPALATFDVPVLVAHMFVFYFGIFANITPPVALAAFAGAGIAQGDPMKTGWQSLRLALAGFIVPFMFVYNPDMLMIDVSGADTMAKTFPLPSAFDILSVIASSIIGVLGLSASVEGYFKQTMAAWQRIILAAGSLMLIIPETVTDLVGILLVALMVGLNYRKA from the coding sequence ATGACACATTCAACACCCGCTAACCAACAAGAAATTTTAGAAAAATACGACAGGGAAGCAGTCACCCGCCAAGCCCAAGCCCCTTGGCACAAGTGGCTCATTACCCTCTTGGCCGTGGGCTATTCCCTCTTTCATCTTTATATCACCTTTTTTCCCCTGCCAACCCTGATCCAACGCTCGGTTCATGTTGGCGTGGGCGCCATGCTGATTATCCTGCTCTACCCTGCTTCGGCCAAGTCCCGCAAGGGTGGCGTGGCCTGGTATGACTGGCTTTGGCTGGCTGCCGCCCTGGCTGGTATGGCCTATCTCATCGTCCAATATCAGGCCATTATGACGGTGCGGGGCGGCATTCCCAACACGGCTGACATTGTGGTGGCCATCCTCACCGTTTTAGTTGTCTTTGAAGTCACCCGCCGCATCACAGGCTGGATCTTGGTGCTTTTTGCCCTGCTCTTTTTGATCTACCCCTTTATCAGCTCCATGGACTTTATGCCCAATAGCCTGCTGACCCGCCCTTACGACATCGGCGATATTTTCGGCCAGCTCTATCTCAAAACCGAGGGACTTTACTCCTCTGCCATCGGGGCTTCGGTTACCTTTATCTTCCTCTTTATCCTCTTTGGTGCCTTCTTGTCCAAGTCTGGCATGGGCCAGCTCTTTAATGATTTGGCTCTGGCCCTGGCCGGCGATAAACAAGGCGGGCCGGCCAAGGTGGCCGTGATTTCCAGCGGCTTTATGGGCAGCATTAACGGAGCGGCCGTGGCCAATGTGGTCAGCACAGGAGCCTTTACCATTCCCCTTATGAAGAAAATCGGCTACCACAAGAACTTTGCTGGTGCAGTCGAAGCCAGTGCCTCGGTGGGTGGCCAAATCCTGCCGCCTATTATGGGGGCCAGTGCCTTTATCATGGCCGAAACCACGGGGGTCAGCTACGGCACTATTGCCCTGGCCGCCCTCCTGCCGGCCATGCTTTATTATTTAGGCGTGATTGCCCAGGTTCACTTCCGAGCCGGCAAGCAAAACCTCAAGGGTTTACCTAAGGATCAGCTCCCCCGCCTCAAAGAGGTGATAAAGGTCAGGGGCCATATGCTCCTGCCGCTGGTGGCCCTGATCTGGTTCTTGATTGAATCGGTGCCGATTGGCTATGCCGCCGTCTACACCATTGGGGTCACAGTGCTGGTCAGCCAGCTGCGTAAGGAAACCCGCATGGGCATCAAGGACATCATCGAAGCCTTGGAAGACGGGGCCAAGCAATCCCTGTCGGTGATGGCAGCTTGTGCCGTGGTAGGGGTGGTTATCGGCGTAGTCAATCTGACCAGCTTTGGCACGGTTATCACCTCCTCCATCGTTACCCTAGGGGCAGGATCGCTCTTTCTGACCCTCTTTTTAACCATGATTGCCTCCATGATCTTGGGCATGGGCCTGCCGTCTATCCCCGCCTACATCATCACCGCCACCATGGCCGCCCCTGCCCTGGCCACCTTTGATGTGCCGGTGCTGGTCGCCCACATGTTCGTCTTCTACTTCGGCATCTTCGCCAACATCACCCCGCCTGTGGCCTTGGCCGCCTTCGCAGGGGCTGGCATTGCCCAAGGCGACCCGATGAAGACCGGCTGGCAGTCCCTACGCCTGGCCCTGGCGGGCTTTATCGTGCCTTTCATGTTCGTCTATAACCCCGATATGCTGATGATTGATGTCTCTGGCGCAGACACCATGGCCAAAACCTTCCCACTGCCAAGTGCCTTTGACATTCTCTCCGTGATTGCCTCCTCCATCATCGGCGTGCTGGGCCTGTCGGCTTCAGTGGAGGGCTACTTCAAACAGACCATGGCCGCCTGGCAGCGCATTATCCTGGCCGCAGGCTCACTCATGCTCATCATCCCTGAAACCGTCACCGACTTGGTAGGCATCCTACTGGTCGCCCTGATGGTAGGCCTCAACTACCGCAAGGCCTAA
- a CDS encoding damage-inducible protein J, which produces MQQNALVSVRINEQIKAQASEVLAGIGLTLSDVMRMTITKIATEKRFSFDYQPNAETAQILSAVKNGTEPMHTAASIQALMDDLTADD; this is translated from the coding sequence ATGCAACAGAATGCTCTCGTGAGTGTCAGAATTAACGAGCAAATCAAGGCTCAAGCTAGTGAAGTCTTGGCTGGGATTGGCTTAACCCTTTCTGATGTAATGCGAATGACCATTACCAAAATTGCCACAGAAAAACGTTTCAGTTTTGACTACCAACCCAATGCGGAAACCGCTCAAATCTTAAGCGCAGTCAAAAATGGTACAGAACCGATGCACACCGCCGCCAGTATTCAAGCTCTGATGGACGACCTCACTGCGGACGATTAG
- a CDS encoding NAD(P)H dehydrogenase encodes MSKILIISAHQNLNQSVSNRLIIKELAEHFGSKAQIRRLSDLYPDYQIDVQAEQKALLDADIVLLQYPTFWYNPPSILQKWLEDILVFGFAYGPDGSQLAGKKLLVSTTTGKPAHFYTGELFGNVEEMVKAVRLSAEFASMDWQGVHALHGVLYVPNMHSADDLANIENQAKAFAKKLISEIEKLAS; translated from the coding sequence ATGAGCAAAATTTTAATTATCTCTGCCCACCAAAATTTAAATCAATCAGTCAGTAATCGTTTGATTATCAAAGAACTAGCAGAACATTTTGGTAGTAAAGCACAAATTCGCCGTTTGTCGGATTTATACCCTGATTATCAAATTGATGTGCAAGCTGAACAAAAAGCCTTGCTTGATGCTGACATCGTGCTGTTGCAATACCCAACCTTTTGGTATAACCCACCATCAATCTTACAAAAATGGCTGGAGGATATTTTAGTCTTTGGTTTTGCTTATGGGCCAGACGGTAGTCAATTAGCGGGTAAAAAATTATTAGTTTCTACCACCACAGGAAAACCAGCTCATTTTTATACTGGCGAGTTATTCGGCAACGTAGAAGAAATGGTTAAGGCGGTGCGATTATCGGCAGAATTTGCAAGCATGGATTGGCAAGGTGTTCATGCATTGCATGGTGTATTGTATGTACCCAATATGCACAGTGCTGATGATTTGGCAAATATTGAAAACCAAGCCAAGGCATTTGCCAAAAAATTGATTAGCGAAATTGAGAAATTAGCCTCATAA
- a CDS encoding NAD(P)-dependent oxidoreductase has protein sequence MSNKNIAITGATGQFGSIALDFLKAKNAKVIALVRSPEKISGVEARKFDYSQTEGQVAALEGVDTLILVSGNEIGQRTVQHKNVIDSAKAAGVQHIIYTSLLGASNENTVKSLAGEHLATEQTLKESGLTYTILRNGWYTENYTGSIPAALANKAFYGSAKDGRISSILRAELAEVAVNVALGSGHENKTYELAGSTSYTLADLAAEISKQSGQDIPYVDIPAADYAAALVQAGLPEGLAGFLAECDVDASNGALFSEDKTLETLLGRPSAGLDVAVKQAL, from the coding sequence ATGTCAAACAAAAATATCGCAATCACAGGTGCAACAGGTCAATTCGGTTCAATCGCCTTGGATTTCTTAAAGGCTAAAAATGCCAAGGTGATCGCCCTGGTGCGTTCGCCAGAGAAAATTTCAGGTGTGGAAGCACGTAAATTTGATTACAGCCAAACAGAAGGACAAGTTGCCGCCCTTGAAGGTGTGGACACCTTAATTTTAGTGTCAGGCAATGAAATCGGACAACGTACAGTGCAGCATAAAAATGTGATTGACTCTGCCAAAGCGGCTGGCGTGCAGCATATTATTTACACCAGCCTCTTAGGAGCAAGCAATGAAAACACGGTCAAATCCTTGGCTGGCGAGCATTTGGCTACCGAGCAGACGCTGAAAGAAAGTGGGCTAACCTACACCATTTTACGCAATGGTTGGTACACCGAAAACTACACAGGCTCCATCCCAGCTGCCCTTGCCAACAAGGCCTTTTACGGCTCAGCCAAGGACGGTCGTATCTCTTCTATTCTGCGTGCAGAGTTGGCGGAAGTGGCGGTAAACGTGGCTTTAGGCAGTGGCCACGAAAATAAGACTTATGAATTAGCCGGCTCGACCAGCTACACCCTGGCCGACCTAGCGGCGGAAATCAGCAAACAAAGCGGTCAAGACATCCCTTATGTGGATATTCCAGCCGCCGACTATGCCGCCGCCCTGGTGCAAGCTGGCTTGCCAGAAGGGCTTGCAGGTTTCTTAGCAGAATGTGATGTAGATGCGTCAAACGGGGCCTTGTTCTCAGAAGATAAGACCTTGGAAACCTTGCTCGGTCGCCCAAGTGCGGGGTTAGATGTGGCAGTAAAACAAGCCCTGTAA
- a CDS encoding C4-dicarboxylate ABC transporter substrate-binding protein, translating into MKALKSLAAVVVALFLAGCDDKAKSNESAPAASSQQAPAASVQSKFVTIATGGASGPYNIIATSLADIYTKQLKTNSKTQTTGASVENLNLLAQKKVEMAFLMSDALNDGINGTGSFPKKIDNVQTLAALYPNYVQIVTSKRSGIQTITDLKGKRVATGAQNSGVEVNARNLLEGFGITYNDLKVDYLGYAEAADALKSGVIDAAFLTSGLPNSSLMELQQSFDLQLVSIPAEGVAKIGQDKPYFNAMEIPANTYGNAEPVPTAAIKNALVVRSDLSEDDVYLLTKTFFESLPQLQTAHQAAKAVNVEEAQKGLVAPLHPGAKRYYDEVNPK; encoded by the coding sequence ATGAAAGCATTAAAATCCCTGGCTGCTGTTGTAGTGGCACTTTTTCTAGCAGGCTGTGATGACAAGGCCAAGAGCAACGAATCGGCTCCCGCTGCAAGCAGCCAACAAGCCCCTGCCGCCAGCGTGCAAAGCAAGTTTGTGACCATTGCCACAGGCGGAGCATCAGGCCCTTACAACATTATCGCCACCTCCTTGGCCGATATTTACACCAAGCAGCTCAAAACCAATTCTAAAACCCAAACCACGGGTGCCTCGGTGGAAAACCTCAACCTACTGGCCCAGAAAAAGGTGGAAATGGCCTTTTTGATGAGCGACGCCCTCAATGATGGCATCAACGGCACGGGCAGCTTCCCGAAAAAAATCGACAATGTGCAAACCCTGGCCGCCCTTTATCCAAACTATGTGCAGATTGTGACCTCCAAGCGTTCAGGCATTCAAACCATTACCGACCTGAAAGGCAAACGTGTGGCCACGGGGGCGCAAAACTCGGGCGTGGAAGTCAATGCCCGCAACCTCTTGGAGGGCTTTGGCATTACCTATAACGATCTCAAGGTGGACTACTTGGGCTATGCCGAAGCGGCCGATGCCCTTAAGTCTGGCGTGATTGATGCAGCCTTCTTAACCAGCGGCCTGCCAAACTCCTCGCTTATGGAACTGCAACAAAGTTTTGACCTGCAACTGGTTTCTATTCCAGCTGAGGGGGTGGCAAAAATCGGCCAAGACAAGCCTTATTTCAATGCCATGGAGATTCCAGCCAACACCTACGGCAATGCCGAGCCAGTGCCAACGGCCGCCATTAAAAATGCCCTAGTGGTTCGTAGCGATTTAAGCGAGGACGATGTTTACCTCTTAACCAAAACCTTCTTCGAGAGCCTGCCACAACTCCAAACCGCCCACCAAGCGGCCAAGGCTGTGAATGTTGAAGAAGCACAAAAAGGCTTGGTTGCCCCGCTCCACCCAGGTGCCAAGCGTTATTACGATGAAGTAAACCCAAAATAA
- a CDS encoding 4-hydroxy-3-methylbut-2-enyl diphosphate reductase, whose protein sequence is MNILLANPRGFCAGVDRAISIVELALEIHGAPIYVRHEVVHNRFVVDGLKEKGAIFVEELEEVPDGAIVIFSAHGVSQAVRQEAKSRGLKVFDATCPLVTKVHMQVARASRKATKAILIGHEGHPEVEGTMGQYDNEEGGIFLVESVEDIAKLPVSQQDDLTFMTQTTLSIDDTVDVIEALRAKYPAIQGPRKNDICYATTNRQQAVRELAKQSQLVLVVGSKNSSNSNRLAELASRMGIQSRLIDGPEDIDPSWLENVSTIGITAGASAPEVLVQSVVSHLKTLGATEVSELEGCEENTVFEVPKELRITEVK, encoded by the coding sequence ATGAACATTTTATTAGCAAACCCTCGTGGTTTTTGTGCAGGCGTGGACAGGGCCATTTCCATTGTAGAACTGGCCTTGGAAATCCACGGCGCGCCGATTTATGTCCGCCACGAAGTGGTGCATAACCGCTTTGTGGTGGATGGCCTCAAGGAAAAGGGCGCCATTTTTGTGGAAGAGTTGGAAGAAGTGCCAGACGGCGCCATTGTGATCTTCTCCGCCCACGGCGTGTCCCAAGCTGTTCGCCAAGAGGCCAAGAGCCGAGGGCTCAAGGTTTTTGATGCCACCTGCCCGCTGGTGACCAAGGTTCACATGCAGGTGGCCCGAGCCAGCCGCAAGGCCACCAAGGCCATTCTCATTGGCCATGAAGGCCACCCAGAAGTGGAAGGCACCATGGGCCAATATGACAATGAAGAGGGCGGGATTTTCTTGGTGGAGTCGGTGGAAGATATTGCCAAGCTGCCTGTCAGCCAGCAGGACGACTTAACCTTTATGACCCAAACCACCCTGTCTATTGATGACACGGTGGATGTGATCGAGGCCCTTCGGGCCAAATACCCAGCCATTCAAGGCCCTCGCAAGAACGATATTTGCTATGCCACCACCAACCGCCAACAGGCGGTACGGGAGCTGGCCAAGCAATCCCAGTTGGTCTTGGTGGTGGGCAGTAAAAACTCCTCCAACTCCAACCGCTTGGCCGAGTTGGCCAGCCGCATGGGCATTCAATCCCGCCTGATTGACGGGCCCGAGGACATCGATCCAAGCTGGCTGGAGAATGTTTCCACCATTGGCATAACTGCGGGCGCCTCTGCCCCTGAAGTCTTGGTGCAATCGGTGGTCAGCCACCTCAAAACCCTAGGGGCGACCGAGGTGAGCGAGCTGGAAGGCTGCGAGGAAAACACGGTCTTTGAAGTGCCAAAAGAATTGCGTATTACGGAGGTTAAATAA
- a CDS encoding luciferase has protein sequence MKVSILDLVPRRQGETYQAAMHSMVELAQYAESIGIERYWIAEHHNTKNLASSATQLLIQQALAHTQSLRVGSGGVMLPNHSPYIVAEQYGTLETLFPGRVELGLGRAPGTDMQTARALRRDRLEADFADEIAELRGYFDNTNPVSAYPAAGLNLPFYILGSSAASAYLAAELGLPYAFASHFAPRMLEMAVEIYRSHFKPSAHLAQPYVIMGANVIVAESDEEAQKLATTTTQFFLNVVTNAQEPLKPPVASNDEIWLKRQKAQGLPHFGPVDFHDIPIYSQERAVVEQMLGCSLIGSPESVAAQLTDWRGRVAFDEVMAVSYIFDKAKQRESYRLFKEIMDKFQS, from the coding sequence ATGAAAGTTTCCATTTTAGATCTGGTTCCCCGCCGTCAGGGCGAAACCTACCAGGCGGCTATGCATTCCATGGTCGAGCTGGCCCAATATGCCGAAAGTATTGGCATTGAACGCTATTGGATTGCTGAGCACCATAATACGAAAAACCTGGCCAGTTCGGCCACTCAACTGCTCATTCAGCAGGCCTTGGCTCATACCCAAAGCCTGCGAGTGGGGTCGGGCGGGGTGATGCTGCCCAACCACAGCCCCTATATTGTGGCTGAGCAGTATGGCACACTGGAAACCCTCTTCCCAGGTCGGGTAGAGCTGGGCTTGGGGCGAGCGCCTGGCACCGATATGCAAACCGCCCGTGCCCTCCGCCGAGACAGGCTAGAAGCCGATTTTGCCGATGAAATTGCCGAGCTTCGGGGTTATTTCGACAACACCAATCCCGTGTCTGCCTACCCAGCCGCCGGCCTCAACCTGCCCTTTTATATTCTGGGCTCCAGCGCGGCCAGTGCCTACCTGGCAGCAGAACTGGGCCTGCCCTATGCTTTTGCCTCCCACTTTGCCCCAAGAATGCTGGAGATGGCGGTGGAGATCTACCGCAGCCACTTTAAGCCTTCCGCCCATCTGGCCCAGCCCTATGTTATCATGGGCGCCAATGTGATTGTGGCCGAAAGCGATGAGGAAGCCCAAAAACTTGCTACCACCACAACCCAGTTCTTCCTCAATGTGGTGACCAATGCCCAAGAGCCTCTCAAGCCGCCTGTAGCCTCGAACGATGAAATCTGGCTCAAACGCCAAAAGGCTCAAGGCCTGCCTCATTTCGGGCCTGTGGATTTCCACGATATTCCCATTTACAGCCAAGAACGGGCTGTGGTGGAACAAATGCTAGGCTGTTCGCTAATCGGCAGCCCAGAGAGTGTGGCGGCCCAGTTGACGGACTGGCGTGGCCGTGTGGCCTTTGATGAAGTGATGGCGGTTAGCTATATTTTTGACAAGGCCAAACAGCGTGAGTCCTACCGTCTCTTTAAAGAAATTATGGATAAGTTTCAGTCTTAA
- a CDS encoding transporter — protein sequence MKNLKTLGFSLLLGLFSVTTQAEQTSQPAPSSPESAAPAVQAVVVDVNKVNINTATAAEIQDKLVGIGAKKAQAIVEYREKHGKFLSAEQLTEVSGIGKATLDKNRERIVVE from the coding sequence ATGAAAAACCTCAAAACCCTGGGCTTTAGCCTCCTGCTAGGCCTCTTTTCAGTAACCACTCAGGCAGAACAAACCAGCCAACCTGCCCCATCCAGCCCAGAATCTGCTGCCCCAGCCGTGCAGGCAGTGGTGGTGGATGTCAATAAGGTCAATATCAACACGGCCACGGCCGCCGAAATTCAGGACAAACTGGTCGGCATTGGGGCCAAAAAGGCTCAAGCCATTGTGGAATACCGTGAAAAACACGGCAAATTCTTGAGTGCCGAGCAACTGACCGAAGTCTCTGGTATCGGCAAGGCAACCTTGGATAAGAACCGTGAGCGGATTGTGGTGGAATAA
- a CDS encoding signal peptidase II — MKTGLNWLWLSFVAIIADLASKYAVVQRFELHESINFLPFFSLTYARNYGAAFSFLADHSGWQTYFFLGLAVVISAYLVYLLYKNQAGQKLQNLAYALIIGGAIGNAIDRAYHGFVVDFLHVFWQDWHYPIFNLADIFITCGAGLLILEMILDGRKKKSD, encoded by the coding sequence ATGAAAACAGGACTTAACTGGCTTTGGCTGAGTTTTGTGGCAATCATTGCCGACTTGGCTAGCAAATATGCAGTGGTGCAGCGTTTTGAACTGCATGAGAGCATCAACTTTTTACCCTTTTTCAGCCTGACCTACGCTCGCAACTACGGGGCGGCCTTTAGCTTTTTGGCCGATCATTCAGGCTGGCAGACCTACTTTTTCTTGGGATTGGCCGTGGTGATTTCGGCCTACTTGGTTTACCTGCTCTATAAAAACCAAGCGGGTCAAAAACTGCAAAATCTTGCATACGCCCTGATCATTGGCGGGGCTATTGGCAATGCCATCGACCGAGCCTATCACGGCTTTGTGGTCGATTTTCTGCATGTTTTCTGGCAGGACTGGCACTATCCAATTTTTAATTTAGCCGATATTTTTATTACCTGTGGGGCGGGTCTTTTGATTTTAGAGATGATCTTAGACGGCCGTAAAAAGAAGAGTGATTAA
- a CDS encoding addiction module antitoxin, whose product MRTISYSNAFKRDYKKCAVQSLSSSLIESLYFLINDLPLPEKYCDHALTGSWQGFRDCHIEPDLVLIYRKVNDDVLELIRIGSHSNLFG is encoded by the coding sequence CTGCGGACGATTAGTTATAGCAATGCCTTTAAGCGAGATTATAAAAAATGTGCGGTGCAATCCCTGTCAAGCTCCTTGATTGAAAGCCTATATTTTTTAATCAATGATTTACCCCTGCCTGAAAAATATTGCGATCACGCCTTAACAGGCTCTTGGCAGGGCTTTCGGGATTGCCATATTGAGCCTGATTTGGTGCTGATTTATCGCAAGGTCAATGATGATGTACTGGAGTTGATTCGGATTGGCAGCCATTCCAATTTATTTGGTTAA